The genomic interval ATATGTTCTTTATTCTTTCTCCTCTTCGACGAATGGCAAAAAAGACGAGTGATAGAACAACCTTTAAAAAGAAAACAGGCCATCTTAAATGGACTTGTTATAGCCGCTTTATTTTCAATTAGTTTAGTAGGTTCCATGCAGCTAATAAATGTGAATGAAAAGAAAACCCATGATTATTATGTGATTCCTGAAGGCTATATTGGTGAAATAAGCGTTTTACACAATATCGAACACGCACCGCAACCCCAAAAAATTGACGGGTATACCGTTATTGAGATTAATGAAAAGGGATATGGCATCACGCCGCTGCCAGAAAGTGAAGGAATCATTGAAAACAAATATTTTTATATCAATAAGCAAGGTAAAAAGAATGAGATTGATGAAAGTTGTGTCAATATAGGTCCAACTGAGTCTACTTCAGGAGATGGTTATGAGTACACAAGATCTCTTTTCACAGTTACAAATGAAAATTGTGGTGATGATTTTATGATTGAAGGTGACCCTACTTTACCACCTGGGTTATCCTTGGAAGAAATCCTTTTGGAGGAAAAGCTGGCTGAATACAAGGATTATATGATTGTTCCTAAGGTTCAGCATGATGACTAAAAAAGTGATTTTAACTTTTAAAGACTTGATGAAGGACTTTACGATCGTTTCTTATAGGGATTTTGGTCTTCATTGGCTTGATGAAGACCTTTATTTTCGTTTCTTTTAGGGATTTTGGTCTTCATTAGCTTGATGAAGACCTTTATCTTCGTTTCTTTTAGGGGGTTTGGTCTTCATTAGCTTGATGAAGACCTTTATCTTCGTTTCTTTTAGGGGTTTTGGTCTTCATTAGCTTGATGAAGACCTTTATCTTCGTTCTTTTTAGGGATTTTGGTCTTCATTGGCTTGATGAAGACCTTTATCTTCGTTTCTTTTAGGGGTTTTGGTCTTCATTAGCTTGATGAAGACCTTTATCTTCGTTTCTTTTAGGGGTTTTGGTCTTCATTGGCTTGATGAAGACCTTTATCTTCGTTTCTTTTAGGGGTTTTGGCCTTCATTAGCTTGATGAAGACCTTTATCTTCGTTTCTTTTAGGGGTTTTGGTCTTCATTGGCTTGATGAAAGCCATTTCTGATATTCATATAAGTAGAATTGTCCTTCATTTTAAGAATACGTAAAAGTTGTTTATATACTCGTAGAATTGACGAAACTATGTATAGTAGAACTTTTATGGAGGTAAAATACATGAATCACAGACAGCTCGTCATTTTTACACTTATCTTTCTTTTTATCTGTTTTCTCGGCAATTCGTACATTTTCAGCAATGACTTCCCCTCTAAACCTCAAGAAATACATACACAACAACGAATCATCGATAGACAATTGCCTCAACCAGACCAATCAGTATTCAATCAATCAAATGTCGAAGCATTTTCAAAGGAATAAACAAAAAAGCCCGGTAACCGCATTTAACGGTTATCGGGCTTTCCCTGCGATCACATTCTCGCCAATTTCTTCTTCATATCGTTCTCCATCGTTGCGAGATCCTGTTCCGCTTGAAGACGTTTGGCACGGCCTTCAGCTTGGATGCGCAGCGTTTCTTCTAGTGTTGAAATTAAGTGATCTTGAACTTTTTTAAGTGTATCAATATCAACAAGTCCCCGCTCATTTTCCCTTGCTGTTTCAACTGTATTTACTTTCAGCATTTCAGCATTCTTCAATAACAGGTCATTTGTTGTTTTTGATACAAGCTTTTGGGCTTCGACTGCATTTTTTTGACGAAGCAGGGTAAGTGCAATCGCCACTTGGTTTTTCCAAAGCGGAATCGCTGTTGTGATCGATGATTGAATTTTTTCAACTAATGCTTGGTTTGCACTTTGGATTAAGCGAATTTGCGGTGCACTTTGCATTGTGATTTGTCTGCTTAGGACTAAATCATGTGTACGTTTTTCCAAGCGGTCGGCAAATTGCATTAAGTCATTTACCTCTTGAAAGGCCATTTGATCTTGTGTGGCCTCTGCTTTTTTCTTTAATTCTGGAATCGTCTTTTTCTCTAATTCTTCAAGCTTTAGCTCTCCGGCCGCAATATAAACATTCAAGGCATGGAAATACTCTTTGTTTTGAGTATATAGCTGCTCTAAAACATTGATATCGCCAAGAAGATCATTTTTTGAATGCTCTAGTTTTACACTGATGCGATCAATTTGCGCACCTGTTTTTTGATATTTTGATAATGCCTCTTGAACAGAGTTTGAAACTTTACCGAACATACGGGTAAGTAGATTCCCTTTTTCAGACTTCAGATCATCTGGACTCACTTGTTCAAGCTTTTTCATGAGATCGCCGATGATGGCCCCGATTTCTCCGCTATCCTTTTTTTGAACATGGTCGAGCATCGTATGAGAAAAATTCAAAAGCTTTGTTTGCGCCTGTGTACCATATAATGCAATTGCCTGCTGATTTTTCGGATCAATTTGTTCGGCAAGCTGAATCGCCTTTTGACGGTTTTCCTCAGGCAGTACATCAATTAGTTTTTTCGATTGGACAGGTGCAGCAGGATCATCTATGATAACTTCATTTTCACCGAATGGGTTCGAAAGTAACTCATCTAGTTCATTCTTATTTGTCATACGAACATACCTCCTACAATTACTGTTTCTTTGTTTTATCTATTGAGAGCTTTGCGACATCTAGTTCAAATTGTAAATTGTCGATATCTTTTTCAAGCACGTTATATAAGTCTTTTTCTATTGTTTCTGTTAGATTTGAGATCGTTCGGCGTGTTTCATTTAATTGAAAGTTTAATTCGGCATTTTTCTTTGGCTGTGCTGATAATAAAGCATACTTTTCACTTATTTCAACAAGGGAGTCTAAATGCGAGTAATAAAATCGTTCAGCTAAGTAAAATCGTCTTGGTTCGTTTTTCGTGATCATATAAATTTTATTGACCACGCGAAGAATGTCTAAATTTTGCTTAATGGAAGAGATTGATCGAATATTCAATAAGGCTTTGCGAAGTCGTTTTATTTTTTTATCCGCTTCCTGTAAATTCTTTTTAATATATCGATATTCCTTCCCAGTAAGCTTGTTATGTTTTAGAAAACGATGTGTCGTAACCCCTTTTATAGATTGGTAAGCGACTACACCTCCACCTAATGCATAGGCACTTGAAAGCAAGAATGGCTGGCTAAATGCGAAAAAACTAATCAGCCAAACCGAACCTGTTGAAAAAGTAGCAACTGATGATCTCAGTAAAAAATGAACAAATGGTTTCAATCGAATCGACTCCTATATAGCGAGAGTTATTTCATCTTTAAGGACCGTTCTCCCCTTGATTCTCACCATCTTGAAATGGAGGTTTCGCAGCCCATTAAGTAAAATTTATTTTCGTACAACTATTAGTACGTATCATAAAGGGCAAAGGTTTCATCCATTTAAAAATTCCCGGCACTTGAATAGTTCGATATAATCATCTAAAATCACATATGGTTACATTTTTAAATAGTAGAGATTAATAGGTGATAAATTTGGAAATTAAACGTAATGATCCATGCCCATGCGGCAGCGGGAAAAAATATAAAAAATGTTGTTTAGTAAAAGAAAATGTCATTCAAATACAGGAAGTCAAAGAAGATCGTTTTCTGCAAAACAAACACAAGCTTGTGATAAAGCTGAAAGACTTTTTAAGCAAAAAAATACCTCGTGTCCAGTATTACCAATTAGAAGCAGAATTTAAAAACCGATCACAACACACTCTTGATGAGATGTTAAATTCTGGATTATTTGATTTCTATCTCTTTTTCTTCCATCGCTTTGAAAACGGACTCCGCGGCATTGAAATGTTTATGAACGAAACTGAATCACAGCTTCCACAGGAAGAAAAGCAGATGGCAAACACATGGCTTACCCTTTCCCCAAAATTGGTCCAAGCCATTAACAAAGAAAACGAAACGATCTTATTTGAGGACGTCCTGACAAAAGAACAGTATCAGGTAGCTGACAGTCGCGATAATCTGCCAACGTTTGCCCCGTGGATTGGCACCATTGCCTTGCTTGAGCCATTTGATGATTTATACTATTTTAATGGAGTTAAAATCTTCCAAGACCCAAATGGTGTCTTTCGTGCAGTGAAGAAAGTTGAAGAATTAATGCAAAATGCCAAACTCACACGTGAGCAGGTGCTGTTTGATTATTTACCAGAGATACTAGCCTCTCTTCTAGTTGATGAAGAAAATGACAAGCAAACAAGAGAGATACTAGAGTATACCCTTCAATATACTGTACAGGATCAACAAGTGCTTTCTCAATTTATACATGGCCAGGAACACTTTACGATCGATACCTGGGATCAGGAAAATAAGGCCTGCAGCTGGGCTGGCAACTGGTATCAATACACAGATAATGAAATCTCTGAACCTATTTTTTTGGCTGAAGTGTATGGAAAGCTTTTCGTTGAAAACGATTTGTTGACGTTTATTAGCTTGGACGAAAAACGTTTAGAAGAGTTTAAACAAATTATTGATCCATTAATTGATTGTTTAGCTCTTACAAATCTTGATGAAAAAACGAAGTCATTCACGATTCCATTTTATGCGGAAATTAGAGACATGATGTTTTCACTTGGGAAAGACATTCCGCAGTACTTTGCTCTCTATGCCCAAGGTGATATCCGCTTTGAATTCGATAAACCAATTAGGCAATTTAAAGGTCTGACAATTAAAGAATTAATCGAATCTGGAAGAATCGCTGATGCTGAGAACTGGTTAAAGCAAATTGAATTCAATCTTTATCAACAAGTTCGCCAGCAATATCAACATGTTGACATAACAGCCGATTTTAATACTGTACGTAAAGAGCTCGGTCTTCCGTTATCACCATTTGTAACGGGCGGTGACAAGCGGATTTCAACATTTGAACAAATCACAAAACAGAATCAACAAGCGGCTCCGCGAGTTGAAATCGATCCAGACTATGAACAATTAGGCTTCACGATAGAATCAATCAATAGCTTCTACGCAGAAGATATGGTTGCCTTTTTTAAAGAAAAAACTGCTGGTAAATCTGAGAACACTGTAAGAAAATACCGTAACAGTTTACAAGATTTAGTCATCATTTTCGATATGTATGATATGACAAACTGGAGCTGGGATTCGTTAGACTATACGTTCTGGGAAAAGACGTATGTCCTTGATTTCCTTAGTTTATACGAAGTAATCAGTAAAACAGCGATTAAGGATTTCCTAAGCACAACAAAAGCTTTGGCAAAATGGCTTGATCAAAAGAAAAAATCTACTTCTCTTACGAAGGTTGTTACACAGGCTACGAAGGAAGTAGAAGAACCGATGCTGCATCAATTAGTGTAGCGAGAGCTTATTTGACATAAAATGGCGAAGAAAGAAAAGATCATGTAGTTTTTCTTTCTTCGCATATTTGTGTCTTTTATTTCTTTTCTGTTTCGGTCAAGTGATGTGGAAGAGGTTTTTTCTCAACATAAATCACCTTTGCAAAAGCCCGTTTCATTGTCAAAATAGACTTCTCAACAAAAGGTATGCTTTCCGTATACCGATCCCAACAACCTATTAAAATCGTAGTCAATAGAGCAGTCTGTGGTGACACGAGAGGATGATCAAAGATTCCCGATAATAGAATGACAGGCAGTGATAATAGAAAAAAATTAAGCAATGCCTTCTTTTTTGCATTTAAAAATACTAAACAGCACAGCTTAAGTGTAATCGTCATTAAAAGTAATATAAAAGCAAGCCCGCCAATTGTTCCATACTCAGAAAAGGTTGCTAAAAAGATATTATGAGCATGGTATATTGGTTCATGAATAACAGATTTACCAACATGAAGGTATGCATCATAGAATCCTAATGGAGTCGTTCCAAAGAAAGGATACTCCTTCCAAATACGAATACTGTTTTCCCAAATGACTTTCCTTTCAAGAAAAGCTTCATTAATAATGTCAAACCTAGGTATAAGCGCAAAGATTTGGTTGTTAGCAAAGAGAATCACAATGATAGCTGTTATTCCTATTTTAGGTACAAGTTTTAACAAGAAAAGGACTAACACGATAAACATAACACCGATACTAGCACGTGAACTTGTTTGAAAAATTCCCATCACAATAAATAGTGGAAGAAAACATTCCCATTTTGTTATGTTTTTGGTATTTTCATATTTTTTCTTTAAAAGATCTGCTAATAGAAAAGTAAGAATGACTAATAATAAAAAGCCAGTAAAATTCGGATTATATGCACTTCCAAATAATCTTCCTCCGATACCTTCTGTCGGTCCAATAAATTTGGTACCTGTAAGCAGTCCTAAATAAGTGTTTGATACAGGGAACTCTCTCAATATATTTCCTAGTGCCACTAAATAGATTCCGCCAATGATCATGATATATTTAAAGCGGTAAATAAATGCCAAAGATGCACGTTCTTTAATATTTAAGTAAAGCCCCAAATACCCTAAAATCATAACAAAAATCAACATATGTGATTCATTTTTTTGAGAAAAACTCGAACCTAAAGCTGCTATTGCCAAACAAATATAAAAGAAAATCGTCGTATTTAAATAAATAGGAACCTTTAAATCTATCGTTTTATTCAATTGATTCCAACCAATACACAAAAGCCAAAAGATCCCAACAGGCGGCAAAACAAAACATAATATAACGCCTATTTCTAGTACATATTTCTTTATAAACTCTAAGTTTAAAACCATTTGTAAGTTTTTCATTTTCTCCCTTTTCCTTACCCCTCGTATAATTAAACAAAGAATTTTTTATGTTTCTGTTACTATATTTCTTTCTACACCAAAATTGAATATGATCAAGTGAATATTAATATTAAAAACACATTCACCTTACATAAACTTAACAATTTCATTAATAATTTACAAATAATAGGAATTAAGTAGTATTGAGTTGGATGCAAGCTTGGTGCATTACTCTTAGGAGCATTAAACTCAGTACTTCGTGCATTTCTCCTCTTTTCAGATACGCTTCACTCTTCAATTACCAACAACGCCAGGTTAACTTTCTGGAAAAAAGCGGTATAATACCACTATTGGGCATTAACGAAGATTCATTTGCAAAACGGACTATATCAAAAATTTGAAACTTTATCCATTTCTTATCGTAGTAGTACGTGTAAGAAAAAGGATATGAAGCCGAGGTGGATCCATGAGTTTTTTTAGTAAGTTATTTGGGAAGAAAGAGAATGTCCCAAAGCCTGTAGAAGAACGAAATATGTTTAACCTGCAAGTAGATGACATCGTAACGTATGATTTAGAGGATTATAAAATAGTCGGTAAAATCAGTTATGATGACCATGGCTTCAAATGGCATGCCTACCAGCTTGAGGGTGTTTCAAAGACAATTTGGTTAAGTGTTGAAATGGATGACGAGCTCTATCTTGGCATGTATGAAAAAGTAAAGCTGAAACTCAAGGAGCCTCTTCCAAAAAAGATTGAACATGACGGTATCGTTTACCATCTTGATGAATCAGGTTCTGCCCGTGTAACAGGAATTGGCCGAAATCAGAATGTTAACGGTATGATTTGCGGGTACTATGACTATTGTGATGAAGAGGAAGAAAATTTCCTTTCCGTTGAAAAATGGGGCAGTGAAATCGAAGTAAGTGCTGGTTATGAAATCCAGCAATACGAATTAAAAATAATCGCAAGTAAATAGGAGGACATTCCATGTTTAAATTATTTAAGCGCGTAAAAACAGTTGTCGATTCTGAATTAAATGCATTAATCGATAAAGCAGAAGATCCGGTCAAAATGCTTGAGCAATTTATGAGAGATATGGAATCAGATATTCGTGACGCCGAGTCAGCTGTGGCCAAACAAATTGCAAATGAGAAAATGCTCCAAAAGAAATATGAAGATGCACAGAAAATGGTTGAGAAACGTGATGAACAAGCCGTCACAGCTATTGAAGCAGGAAATGATGACCTTGCGAGACGCGCGTTAGAAGACAAGAAAATTCACAAACAAACAGCAGATACATTAAAAGAATCCTATGATCGCGCTAAGCTTGATTCAGATTCCCTTCGAAAAAAATTAGACGAGATGAAAGCTGAATACTATGAAATGAAATTGAAAAAGGATTCATTAAAGGCCCGTGCTGAAACAGCAAAAACAAAAACAAAAATTAATCGCACCCTTTCCGGCATTGGCGGTGATGAATCAAAACGCGGCTTTGAACGGATGGAAGAAAAAGTGCTGCAATATGAGGCAGAAGCCGAAACAAGCGAAGACATGAGATCAGCTAACAGAAGCTTAGATGATGAGTTTGAAGCATTAGAAAAAAATGATGTTGATGATGAACTCGCAGCATTAAAAAGAAAATTAGGAAAAGAATAATGGGCAAAATCGGACATCTTAAGTACATTAAACTTGAGATGTCCTTCTAACTAGATTGCCCGAGAAAGAAGGTGAGTACGTGAAAAAACCACTTCTTTTTGTTATGCTGTCTTTTATTTTGCTATTGTCAGCATGTGGAAATGACATGCAAGGTTCAACAGGCGGTACGGTTTTTAAAGATGGAATTGCTGAATTTATTGATACGAATTATATCCTTCAAGATGTTGTATCCGTGCAGGACAGTGCAAATGAAATTTCTGAAATTTATCTTGCTGAAAATAAATCCATCGACGAAGTTGCAACAGAATTACAAAATTATGAAAAGCCAAAAGAGGTTAGTGAGAAAAAGGAAAACAAACAAGTTCTCGTCTATCAGGATTCATTTGTGATTCTTACGACTAATGAAGAAAACACGGCACATACAAATGTTGAAATATCGTCTTACGATTTTGTCCGTAATAATTACAGTCCGGATTTCTTTGACGGGTTACTCGTGCTATGGATCTTAGATGATTTGCTCGATGTTGATGATTGGGGCAAAAAACAGCGAAATAAATGTCAGGCAAACAATGAAGATTGTTATCATGGCTATGGAACTTCCGGTGGGTACTATAAAAATTCAAACGGAACGTCCTCCACTGTCAGAGGTGGCACATCAGCTGTCCGCGGCGGCGGACCTGGTACTGGAAAATAATCAGGAAGGGAAAGATAAAATATGGAACCATTTCTGTTAACGGCTGTCTACTTTGTGATAGCCATCGCAGTTGTTTTAATTGGATTAATCATTTTTGAAGTCATGACAAAGAAGTATCGGGATTGGGATGAGGTATTAAATGGCAACCAAGCAGTATCCCTTTCAATCGGCGGGAAAATCATCGGGATCTGTATCATTCTAGCATTCTCCATTTATCATAGTGCTAGCGTTGTAGACACGATTATTTGGGGAGCATATGGGACTCTTCTGCAATTAATTGCTTATTTATTATTTGAATTACTCACTAGAAAATTCTCTGTCGAAGAACAGCTGCAAAAAGGAAATATTTCTGTTGGAATTATTAGCATGTGTGTTTCGATTGGTTTAGCATTCGTCATTGGTGCATCCATCACATAAGCGAGACTTTAATGATTTAAAACAAGGAGACCATTTCGTGATCGAAAATACGATAAAACAAAGCAAAGCAATCTATTGGGCCTCAGGCATTGTATCAGTATGCGGTATTATTTTTGAAGTCTTATTCGGTGCGGCCGGCTCCTATTTACTTGGTGATGGTGTGAAACAATACACCCTCACCATTTCTCTTTTCTTAACGGGAATGGGAATCGGCGCTTCAATCAGTGAGAAAGTAACAAAGAATCTACTCCTATCTTTTGTGTGGATTGAATATTTAATTGGAATCATCGCTGGTTTTTCAACATTTGTCCTGTTTGGTGTTTCAGCCTTTTTAAGTGAAGGAATGGACTCTTTCTTTTTATATTTCATTACTTTACTAGTCGGGGCGCTGACAGGTGTAGAGCTGCCAATTTTAATTAGAAAAGCGAATGAAATCGGGGTCACCGTGAAAAAAAGTACAGCAAGGGTGCTCTTTTCCGATTATGCCGGTGGATTAATCGGCGGACTCTTATTTGTTTACATCTTCCGTCCGGAATTCGGGCTTGTCAAAACAGCTTTTCTCGTAGCCATTATAAATGTTGTCGTAGCCTTATGGATCTTACTTTATTTTAAAAAGGAAATCAAAACATTCCGACGTCATTTCACTGCTGGAATTGCGATTTTCCTCTTGCTTGTCGGCGGCTTATTTATTGGTGAAGAAACCGCCTTTTCCTTTGAGCAAAAGCTATATCGCGATCCGATTATACATACAGAACAAACAGAATATCAGCAAATCATTTTGACAAAGGAACAAGGAGATTTGCGGTTATTTCTCGACGGACAGCTTCAATTCAGCTCAAGTGATGAATACCGCTACCATGAAACACTCGTACACCCTGCCATGGCAACCGCACAATCGCGGGAACATATTCTCATCCTTGGGGGTGGTGATGGTTTAGCATTACGTGAATTACAAAAATACGATGAAGTGAAATCAATGACATTAGTCGATCTAGACCCTAAAGTCGTTGAGCTTGGCAAAACACATCGTGATATTGTGAACCTAAATGAACACTCATATGAGGATGAACGAGTACACGTTGAAAATGAAGACGCTTTTCAATACCTAAAAAACGAACAAGCATTTTATGATGTCATTCTTGTTGATTTACCAGATCCAAATAATGAATCATTAAATAAACTCTACACAATGGAATTTTATCAGCTGATAAGAAACCATCTGACACCA from Metabacillus sediminilitoris carries:
- a CDS encoding DUF6843 domain-containing protein, with the protein product MHTNIGRKSFAALYSTLLLALVYFLLEFSSEDPGVFFIVVMIYAGIGNVIYGIPISFLSDYLTKRAGKYRFILASFIHLLFACLTSLIIGELGPFAVICSLFFLLFDEWQKRRVIEQPLKRKQAILNGLVIAALFSISLVGSMQLINVNEKKTHDYYVIPEGYIGEISVLHNIEHAPQPQKIDGYTVIEINEKGYGITPLPESEGIIENKYFYINKQGKKNEIDESCVNIGPTESTSGDGYEYTRSLFTVTNENCGDDFMIEGDPTLPPGLSLEEILLEEKLAEYKDYMIVPKVQHDD
- a CDS encoding toxic anion resistance protein, whose product is MTNKNELDELLSNPFGENEVIIDDPAAPVQSKKLIDVLPEENRQKAIQLAEQIDPKNQQAIALYGTQAQTKLLNFSHTMLDHVQKKDSGEIGAIIGDLMKKLEQVSPDDLKSEKGNLLTRMFGKVSNSVQEALSKYQKTGAQIDRISVKLEHSKNDLLGDINVLEQLYTQNKEYFHALNVYIAAGELKLEELEKKTIPELKKKAEATQDQMAFQEVNDLMQFADRLEKRTHDLVLSRQITMQSAPQIRLIQSANQALVEKIQSSITTAIPLWKNQVAIALTLLRQKNAVEAQKLVSKTTNDLLLKNAEMLKVNTVETARENERGLVDIDTLKKVQDHLISTLEETLRIQAEGRAKRLQAEQDLATMENDMKKKLARM
- a CDS encoding 5-bromo-4-chloroindolyl phosphate hydrolysis family protein; this translates as MKPFVHFLLRSSVATFSTGSVWLISFFAFSQPFLLSSAYALGGGVVAYQSIKGVTTHRFLKHNKLTGKEYRYIKKNLQEADKKIKRLRKALLNIRSISSIKQNLDILRVVNKIYMITKNEPRRFYLAERFYYSHLDSLVEISEKYALLSAQPKKNAELNFQLNETRRTISNLTETIEKDLYNVLEKDIDNLQFELDVAKLSIDKTKKQ
- a CDS encoding SEC-C domain-containing protein — protein: MEIKRNDPCPCGSGKKYKKCCLVKENVIQIQEVKEDRFLQNKHKLVIKLKDFLSKKIPRVQYYQLEAEFKNRSQHTLDEMLNSGLFDFYLFFFHRFENGLRGIEMFMNETESQLPQEEKQMANTWLTLSPKLVQAINKENETILFEDVLTKEQYQVADSRDNLPTFAPWIGTIALLEPFDDLYYFNGVKIFQDPNGVFRAVKKVEELMQNAKLTREQVLFDYLPEILASLLVDEENDKQTREILEYTLQYTVQDQQVLSQFIHGQEHFTIDTWDQENKACSWAGNWYQYTDNEISEPIFLAEVYGKLFVENDLLTFISLDEKRLEEFKQIIDPLIDCLALTNLDEKTKSFTIPFYAEIRDMMFSLGKDIPQYFALYAQGDIRFEFDKPIRQFKGLTIKELIESGRIADAENWLKQIEFNLYQQVRQQYQHVDITADFNTVRKELGLPLSPFVTGGDKRISTFEQITKQNQQAAPRVEIDPDYEQLGFTIESINSFYAEDMVAFFKEKTAGKSENTVRKYRNSLQDLVIIFDMYDMTNWSWDSLDYTFWEKTYVLDFLSLYEVISKTAIKDFLSTTKALAKWLDQKKKSTSLTKVVTQATKEVEEPMLHQLV
- a CDS encoding O-antigen ligase family protein — its product is MKNLQMVLNLEFIKKYVLEIGVILCFVLPPVGIFWLLCIGWNQLNKTIDLKVPIYLNTTIFFYICLAIAALGSSFSQKNESHMLIFVMILGYLGLYLNIKERASLAFIYRFKYIMIIGGIYLVALGNILREFPVSNTYLGLLTGTKFIGPTEGIGGRLFGSAYNPNFTGFLLLVILTFLLADLLKKKYENTKNITKWECFLPLFIVMGIFQTSSRASIGVMFIVLVLFLLKLVPKIGITAIIVILFANNQIFALIPRFDIINEAFLERKVIWENSIRIWKEYPFFGTTPLGFYDAYLHVGKSVIHEPIYHAHNIFLATFSEYGTIGGLAFILLLMTITLKLCCLVFLNAKKKALLNFFLLSLPVILLSGIFDHPLVSPQTALLTTILIGCWDRYTESIPFVEKSILTMKRAFAKVIYVEKKPLPHHLTETEKK
- a CDS encoding DUF4178 domain-containing protein, with the protein product MSFFSKLFGKKENVPKPVEERNMFNLQVDDIVTYDLEDYKIVGKISYDDHGFKWHAYQLEGVSKTIWLSVEMDDELYLGMYEKVKLKLKEPLPKKIEHDGIVYHLDESGSARVTGIGRNQNVNGMICGYYDYCDEEEENFLSVEKWGSEIEVSAGYEIQQYELKIIASK
- a CDS encoding PspA/IM30 family protein yields the protein MFKLFKRVKTVVDSELNALIDKAEDPVKMLEQFMRDMESDIRDAESAVAKQIANEKMLQKKYEDAQKMVEKRDEQAVTAIEAGNDDLARRALEDKKIHKQTADTLKESYDRAKLDSDSLRKKLDEMKAEYYEMKLKKDSLKARAETAKTKTKINRTLSGIGGDESKRGFERMEEKVLQYEAEAETSEDMRSANRSLDDEFEALEKNDVDDELAALKRKLGKE
- a CDS encoding DUF4247 domain-containing protein, giving the protein MKKPLLFVMLSFILLLSACGNDMQGSTGGTVFKDGIAEFIDTNYILQDVVSVQDSANEISEIYLAENKSIDEVATELQNYEKPKEVSEKKENKQVLVYQDSFVILTTNEENTAHTNVEISSYDFVRNNYSPDFFDGLLVLWILDDLLDVDDWGKKQRNKCQANNEDCYHGYGTSGGYYKNSNGTSSTVRGGTSAVRGGGPGTGK
- a CDS encoding DUF350 domain-containing protein, whose amino-acid sequence is MEPFLLTAVYFVIAIAVVLIGLIIFEVMTKKYRDWDEVLNGNQAVSLSIGGKIIGICIILAFSIYHSASVVDTIIWGAYGTLLQLIAYLLFELLTRKFSVEEQLQKGNISVGIISMCVSIGLAFVIGASIT
- a CDS encoding polyamine aminopropyltransferase — its product is MIENTIKQSKAIYWASGIVSVCGIIFEVLFGAAGSYLLGDGVKQYTLTISLFLTGMGIGASISEKVTKNLLLSFVWIEYLIGIIAGFSTFVLFGVSAFLSEGMDSFFLYFITLLVGALTGVELPILIRKANEIGVTVKKSTARVLFSDYAGGLIGGLLFVYIFRPEFGLVKTAFLVAIINVVVALWILLYFKKEIKTFRRHFTAGIAIFLLLVGGLFIGEETAFSFEQKLYRDPIIHTEQTEYQQIILTKEQGDLRLFLDGQLQFSSSDEYRYHETLVHPAMATAQSREHILILGGGDGLALRELQKYDEVKSMTLVDLDPKVVELGKTHRDIVNLNEHSYEDERVHVENEDAFQYLKNEQAFYDVILVDLPDPNNESLNKLYTMEFYQLIRNHLTPGGSIMIQATSPTFATDVYWSINQTVQAADLHTANLHVDVPSFGDWGFVLAKREAFTLKETEINVKTKFLTNDVLDGLTSFGKDIDQEITDEKGNKVPLETNTLTRPTIIEKYEKAWRNY